gcacaaaaagggtcccccaataggacatgcatccgaattttttggatatttactaactcttgtctttttccttttctttgtacTTTTTGTTGGAAAAGCTAAGcaagggctaaatctaaaggcgattcctttcaaaattttcaggtaatatttaaacatagcttcccatcgaagccccatcataacacgatcccgtagtcaagcccagaggagtcgtgtaaacatgagttcacaaccggaaccaacggataggtctgctactatcGCTCAACCTGAGACTACGAGTTTAGGGGTTCAGCTAACCGAGATGCTTActaagtttggtgagatggctaccgagatggcggcccaaaggaaattgattgatgagcttatcagcagcggagttcaacccgagcccgTACCCGTCAGACAACCTGAACAAGAACCATTTGTCATACCTTCGACTCAAGCTACCTTTACTCCATCATTCCCTATtccacccgaagaaactttcacctatgccaccacaaatttgccatacacttaccctcctaatccttcatttttccCTACTCACATGCGAGGTCCACAACCCCAAGTCACTTCAAATAtgccacctgagccacataccttttatcacactaCTGCTGAGCCCTTCCTGCCAGACCatactgttcaaaccaagccagagatgggagaatcttctgctcccgttgatatgaaGCTGCTCAAGCGCCTAGACCGTTTCGATGAATTTATGAGAAAAattcaggggttgaacaagcaaggagtcctggattacgatgagTTTTGCCTTTTTCGAATGTGcagttgcctgaggggttcaaaacccctaaatttaacaagtatgatgggacgggtaatcccaaaacacacctccgactgtttgctaacaagttgggaaagcccgTAGATGATGAGaatctgcctctaaggttgttcccggaaagtttGGAgagggatgcactcgactggtattccaatctgaaacccgaagaagtaaagacctggcttgacttgtccaatgcttttgtgaggcagtacgagtataactgcgagctggctccggcctgaaccacgttggaaggaacaaagagaaaaccctctgaggaccacaagacttatgccaagagatggagaaaaatagctgcaaaggtcgagccaccaatgactgaggacgaaatcatacgcactttcattaaagcacatgatccgccgtactttgaggaaattttccgcatgactggatgctcgttcgccactattgtcaataagcttgaggAGTACGACGACTTTGTAAGAgttgggaagattgttaatgtctctgccctcaaatcgcagttggatgctttgcaaggacaaGGGAGTAGTGGGAAAAAGCcacaatttaaaaagaaagagggggaagctGCCTTCATCTGGGACCAAAACCCTACAACAAGACCCAGATTTCAACATAAACCAACATATTCACCACCTTATCCCTACCATCCAAGTTCTCACCCTGTCTATAATACCAATATCTCTTACccccgacctcgcccaaattacgCCAACCCGCCTACGGCCccttttcaaatatctcaaccaaatTTTCCACAAACTCGTCCACGTCCTACTTACAGTCCGAGGTTTCCCCCACCAAACAGACCCACCTATAACTATCCCCAACCTACTGACACCTACAATCAAAACCATACCCGAAtattcaccaacctaggcaggcctttggaccaattgtatgagcaattgaaggctgccggcaaaataggcgtgattccccctccatcTTATCCTTATGGCATGCCGgttgggtacaatccacatgctatttgtgcttatcattcaggaGCACCTGGTCACTCCACTGCCAATTGCCGACTCCTCAAGCATAAAATTCAATACATGTTAGAAGCAGGGGAAATCGTGATTAAGAAAAGAGAAGAGCAAGGACCGAATGTGAGCAAGAATCCCTTGCCGGAGCACGCCGATACTGTTGAAGTTATCATGGATAATGAGGAATTCGAAGAGCTTGTCCGAAGTATGTCAAATAAGACAGAAGCGTTTGGGATAATGGATCAACCTTTTGTGATAGAGGAAGCATCGTATGAGGAAGACAAAAGGCCCTTCATTTTAGACCTAACCCCATCTGAAAGTGCGGCTTTAGAACCTGTGGTAATTGAATTCCCAGAACAAGTGTCGGTTTTAAGTTTACGACAAGTGCCGTGGAATTATAGTGAGCCCGTTTTGCAAATCGGGGGTAAACAAATTTTAAAGGAAGAAGTGTCTGCTGTTACGAGATCAGGAAAGATTGCAAGTTCATCCACTGCCAGCACCCCAATCAAATTAAGCAACCATGAACCGACTCCGAAACCCGCAGTGACCGAAAGAGAAGCATGGGATTTTCTCAAGAGGCTTAAGAGAAGCGAATACAATGTGGTTGAACAGCTGAACAAAATGCCTGCCCAAATTTCCATTTTAGACTTGCTTTTCTCCTCCGACTTGCACAGGGATGCGTTACTTGAAGCTTTGACTCAGGCTCGGATTCCTAAAGATATTTCGGTTGACAATTTCTCGCACATAGTCGAAAATGTATTGACTGCTAAACAAATCACTTTTTCTGATGAAGAGCTGCCTGCGGAAGGAACTGGTCATAACAAAGCCTTATATGTAGCTGTGAGGTGCACTAGGAAAATGTTGCCTAAAGTACTGATCGACAATGGGTCTGCCCTCAATATTTGTCCTTGGAGAACGTTGGTGAAGTTAGGGTTGCAAGATGTCAAATTAAAACCTTCAGAGACCGTAGTTCGAGGATTCGATGGAGCCCAAAGGGAGTCCATAGGAGAAGTAAATTTGGTGGTCGAAATGGGGCCCGCTCGATTTCAGATAGCCTGTCAAGTTATGCACTTTCCCAGTGTCTATAATGTTTTACTCGGGCAGCCATGGATTCATAGCTCTGGCGCTGTGCCCTCTTCCTTGCATCAAGTATTGAAATTTATGGTGAATGACCAGCTGATAACCATTTTTGCTGAAGAAGATTGCATTGTAATGGCCGATTCTGAGTCTGAGGAGGATG
The window above is part of the Coffea eugenioides isolate CCC68of unplaced genomic scaffold, Ceug_1.0 ScVebR1_459;HRSCAF=1141, whole genome shotgun sequence genome. Proteins encoded here:
- the LOC113758296 gene encoding uncharacterized protein LOC113758296, whose protein sequence is MPVGYNPHAICAYHSGAPGHSTANCRLLKHKIQYMLEAGEIVIKKREEQGPNVSKNPLPEHADTVEVIMDNEEFEELVRSMSNKTEAFGIMDQPFVIEEASYEEDKRPFILDLTPSESAALEPVVIEFPEQVSVLSLRQVPWNYSEPVLQIGGKQILKEEVSAVTRSGKIASSSTASTPIKLSNHEPTPKPAVTEREAWDFLKRLKRSEYNVVEQLNKMPAQISILDLLFSSDLHRDALLEALTQARIPKDISVDNFSHIVENVLTAKQITFSDEELPAEGTGHNKALYVAVRCTRKMLPKVLIDNGSALNICPWRTLVKLGLQDVKLKPSETVVRGFDGAQRESIGEVNLVVEMGPARFQIACQVMHFPSVYNVLLGQPWIHSSGAVPSSLHQVLKFMVNDQLITIFAEEDCIVMADSESEEDGNRNASVSSYRTADIVSVSWITSEDSKDEIVLSAASVMMAKEMIRGGYEFDKGLGRNLQGILKPVELIEKKDLFGLGFRPTARDIQEMKARKRAEKEGKQGALDIPPLRYTFPRPTEVVTSEFSPIDEVETSLTQLFVGAISEDGPSADAEFPNIPEGAIHNWTAEYLPVRKEFR